The Thermogemmata fonticola nucleotide sequence GGCAATCATGCCTCGGCGGAATTATTGACCTTAGGCCAGGAGCGCTGCCGAGTGTGGCGGTTGCCAGAGGGGTTGTCCAGCGAGCTAGCGGCCTGTGCCTGCATCGCGCGCTACGGCTTGGGAGCGGCCATCCGGGTGGGCATTACCCTGGCTCGCAGTGTGGCGGTGCTAGGATTGGGCATCATTGGTCAATTTGCCTTGCGGTGTTTTCTGGCCGCCGGTGCCGCCCCGGTGATCGGCATCGATACGGTACAGCGCCGGCGAGAAGCAGCACAAGCCGCAGGAGCCGATCATGTCATCGACCCCAACGCGGGCGACCTCCGGCAGCAAGTGCAAGCGGTGTTGGGCACACGCGGAGCAGAAATCGTGGTGGATGCCACCGGGGTACCGGCGGCGGTGCCCACGGCGATGAGTCTCGCCTGTGATGGCGGGCAGGTGGTCATCGTCGGCAGTCCGCGTGGGGTGGCCAGCAATGTCAACTTCTATGACGATCTGCACCGTCGCTACCTGGAAGTCACCGGCGCCCACGGCAACATGCTCTTCGAGCCGGCTCACACCCGCATTCCCGGCCATTGGGACATCGACAAAGCCCAGAACTGGCTGCTCCATCATCTCGCCTGCCGCCGCCTCAACCTGGAGGGGTTGATCACCCACGTCGTCACCCCCGAAGAGGTCGGCCAGGCCTACGAGGGACTGCTCCACGACAAGGAGCACTATCTCGGCGTACTGGTCAAGTGGGTCTGATGGCGCTTTTTACTGGCTCAAGCTTCGGAGACTTCCTCGGCACTCCAAATCGAAGCGGGAGAGCGGAACCGAGATTGGCCCGACTCTCCCGCCCTGGTTCCGTGAGGATTGGGGTGGGTCAGAGCTTTGGAGGCTCAGCCTCTCATTTCAGTCTTTTTTCTGGAACTTGCCTTTGCCGAAGCCGCCGAAAGCGGGCACTAAGCGCGACCGGTCAAACGGCGCCCCCACCAATTCCTTCCAGGTCTTCTTTTGGTTATCGTCCAAGACATCGAGGATTTTGTTGATGGCTTCCTCCTCGGCTTTGTTGATCTTGGTCTGGACCTCCTGGAAGCGCTTCTGGATGTCCTTGAAGGCATCGGGGTCGAACTTCCCCTTGCCGCCGCCTTTGCCGAACCCCAAATCGGCCATCAGCTCCCGGCGTTCAGTTTGGAAGTCGCTGATGACTCCCTTGACCGTCGCCTTTTGGCTGTCGGTGAGTTTGAGGGCCTCGACAATTTCCGCGTTGGTAAAGGCATTGACGCCGAGGAGTTGGCGTTCGATTTGCTTGAGCCGGTTGATCTGATCCTTGTTGAGGATGTCGCCGAGTTGCTTGTAAGCCTCCTTTGCGATGGCGATATTGGCCTTTTCCAGTTTGGCTTTGTCCTCATCGGAGAGTTTGCCAAAGCCGAAGCCACCGCCCTTACCCCCTTTCCCACCGAATTTGAACTCGATGCCGTGCTCTTTACGGATTTCCGCGGCGGTTTGGAAGAACTCTTTCGACCATTCATTGACTTTGGCGATTTGTTCTTCGGTCATTTTCAATTCTTCTTGGATGGCTTTGTTGATGACCAGGAAGTTTGGTCCGCCGCCGACGCCGAAGAAGCCCGGTTGGGCCTGCACGACGGCAAACATAGCGGCAGCGAGCAAGCCGGCGACCCAGTAACGTGTGCGCATGACCTTCCTCCTCCACAGGGGTAAAGCTGACCAACAATCCAAGCACGTGCCTCACGCTGAGGCCTACGGTACAGGACAGCTTACTTTCCGGATAGTGAAAAGACCGTGAGAAAAAGGCTATTAGACAGGGATGTTACGGGACACGGGATGCTCTCAGGGGGTGGGGCGGATAGTCGGGGGCAGGCCCGCCCCTCCGGGAGCCAGAGGAGAGGGGGAAGGCGCCGACGGACCAGGCCGGGCCGGCGGTGGAGACTGCGGCGCTTGACGGCGGGTAAACCCCGGCACATCCTCAAACCGGAAAACCTTCTGCGGGTCAATCCCCGGAATGTTGATCTTGTGGTTGGCCAGCGACCACTGCTCTATGGTGTCATTCGCTTTGACGATGTAGGCCTGGGCCGGCAAATACGCCAGGGAGCCGGTGCGCGGGCCATACAACGCCAGCCGCAACTGCTTAAATTCCTCCTTGTCCTTGGCCAAAAGCGGCTTGATGTCCAGGTAAATGTAGTACTGATCCTCGTTGAACAGGGTGATCTGGAAGCGTTTTTTCAGGTTTTCGGCCTTGAGGCCAGAGAGGAAATCGATCATGAGATTGTCGGTCGAGGCGTTGGGTTGCCGAGCGGGATCCGGAAGTTTCCATTCCGTGATGGTGCGATCCAAGCCGCTGTAAGCGTAGATTTCCTTGCCGGTGCAGATAAAGGCTTCGTAATCTTGGCCGGTTTTGTCCCCGACATACACCAGGCGCATGCGGGCGTAGTTAGGCTTCATGCAGAGCAGCTCGCCTTTGTATTCCTTGTCGGATTTGAAGACGCCCGTGGCGGCGGGATCGGAGCGTTTGAGCGTCACGGTCACAAAGATGTTGGTGATGCCCTCCATCGCTTTCTGCCAACCTTGCAGGTGGGCGTCGAGCCGAGCCTCAGCACTGCCCGGAGGAGGGGGCGAGACCGGTACGCCGGAGGGAGGAGCGCTTTGAGCTACGGCACGGGAAAAGCCTGGGGCGTACAGGCTGACCAAGGCTAAGACGGAAAAGCACGCTGTCCGCAACCACTTTCCGTAAGACATGGGTGGGAACTCTCCTGGGGATGGATCCTACTCTGTGGCAGGCGGGTTCCGACGGCCCGGCTCCCCGCCCGGACCCTGACTGGCTTATACACAATGTCCGTCCGAGGGAAAAGTCCGTTTTGAATCGAAGGGGAACTTTGGGGAGGTCCCGAAGTCCTGGACCGAGTGTGAGAACTTCTTGCCAGGGTGGTTTTGAAGGGGTGCAAACTGCAAACAGAAGCGGGGGACAACGGCTAAGACTTGCCTGCGGGCCGGGGATGGCGAATAGTGTTGATAGCAGGGCGAGGTGAT carries:
- a CDS encoding zinc-dependent alcohol dehydrogenase; its protein translation is MVRARQVVIVSAGHVEVREVELPDPEPNQILVAAEYSAISAGTELAVYTGTHQWLKDPAMKEWKFPFRSGYSAAGRVLKVGRDFPGGFREGDRVSFPGNHASAELLTLGQERCRVWRLPEGLSSELAACACIARYGLGAAIRVGITLARSVAVLGLGIIGQFALRCFLAAGAAPVIGIDTVQRRREAAQAAGADHVIDPNAGDLRQQVQAVLGTRGAEIVVDATGVPAAVPTAMSLACDGGQVVIVGSPRGVASNVNFYDDLHRRYLEVTGAHGNMLFEPAHTRIPGHWDIDKAQNWLLHHLACRRLNLEGLITHVVTPEEVGQAYEGLLHDKEHYLGVLVKWV
- a CDS encoding Spy/CpxP family protein refolding chaperone, producing MRTRYWVAGLLAAAMFAVVQAQPGFFGVGGGPNFLVINKAIQEELKMTEEQIAKVNEWSKEFFQTAAEIRKEHGIEFKFGGKGGKGGGFGFGKLSDEDKAKLEKANIAIAKEAYKQLGDILNKDQINRLKQIERQLLGVNAFTNAEIVEALKLTDSQKATVKGVISDFQTERRELMADLGFGKGGGKGKFDPDAFKDIQKRFQEVQTKINKAEEEAINKILDVLDDNQKKTWKELVGAPFDRSRLVPAFGGFGKGKFQKKD
- a CDS encoding TIGR03009 domain-containing protein; the protein is MSYGKWLRTACFSVLALVSLYAPGFSRAVAQSAPPSGVPVSPPPPGSAEARLDAHLQGWQKAMEGITNIFVTVTLKRSDPAATGVFKSDKEYKGELLCMKPNYARMRLVYVGDKTGQDYEAFICTGKEIYAYSGLDRTITEWKLPDPARQPNASTDNLMIDFLSGLKAENLKKRFQITLFNEDQYYIYLDIKPLLAKDKEEFKQLRLALYGPRTGSLAYLPAQAYIVKANDTIEQWSLANHKINIPGIDPQKVFRFEDVPGFTRRQAPQSPPPARPGPSAPSPSPLAPGGAGLPPTIRPTP